The genomic stretch GCCGGTCAGCGTCGCGGTGAACGAGACGGGGTCGAGTCCCGGAGCCAGGTTCTCCTTCTCGCCGAGGATCCGCTGGTCCTGCAAGAGCTCGACCTCGGTGATGGCAGTCGACGACTCGTTCTTCACGGTGAAGGTCACGGGGCCGGCGCCGACCGTGCTGCTGCTCACGGCGCAGCGGTCGGAACCGTCGTTCGTCAGGGTGACCGTGACGCGGGCCACCTTGCCGGAGGTCTCGGTGGCGTCGCCCGAGGCGGTCCCGTTGCTCGCGCAGCCGGTGAGGGCGAGTGCCGCGACGGCGCCCAGCGCGCCGAGGGTGACCAGGCGTCCCCGCGTGGTCAGGGGTCGGACGGTGGTCGCTCTACCGAACGGCATCGGTGCTCCTTGCGGTCGCCGTGACGGGAGGGCCACGGGTGGGGGTGGTCGAGGGGACGGTCGAGTCGGGCAGGCCGAGGCGACGGCGGTCCCGGAGGGCGAGCAGCACCTGTGCGGCGGCGGCGATGCCGAGCGCGAGGGGCAGCCAGCGGGTCCAGAGGGCGAGTTCCGCGGTGTGGGTCCGGTCCGCCGCCAGGGCGGCGGTCGTCCGGTCGACGGTGGCGCGCGGCACGGCCCAGACGGTGCGGTCGAGCGTGCTGGTCCGGGCGGTCGGGAGGCCCCCACCGGTCAGCGTGAGCACCGAGCGTTCCGCACGGCTCGCGTCCACCACGCCGCCGTCGACGCTCCACAGCGTCACGGTGTCGCGGGTCGCCCAGGAGGCCCGGTACGGCCCCGGCGCGCTGCTCGGTGAGATGCCGACCGGGATCCGGCCGAACAGCTGGACGAGGTCGTCGAGCGTCAGAGAGGCGGGCTGGTCGGCTGCCGATCCGTCCGAGGTGACGCGCCACCGGTCGGTCGCGGTGCCGGCGCGGGTGACACGGCGGTGGGCCGATGCGGGGAGGGTGATCCGGGCCTCCCGGCCGGTGCTGCCGGAGCTGCTGCCGGCGACGCGGAGGGTGGCGGCGGACCCGGAGACCGTTGCGCTGACGGAACGGGCGTCGCCGGTGAGGCGGGTGGTCGCCGGGACGTCGGTGTGCCCGGTCGGCACGGCGACGGCGAGGGCGAGGGCAGCGACCGCGAGGCCGGACGCGACCGCGATGCGGACGGCGGGGACGCGGACGGCCGACGGCTTCCACCGGCGGGGCCAGAGCGACAGGGCCAGGACGGGGACGACGTAGAGGACCCAGCCGAGCACCTCGATGACGCGCGGGTCCGGCGGGATGCCGAGCACGCCGGTGACGAGGGCGCCCTGCACGGACCCGTTCGGGGCGAGCCAGCTGAGGTCGACGGTGCGCTGCTGGCCGATCACGACCCAGCCGGCCTCGTGCGCGCGGCGGAGCACGGTCAGGACCAGGCCGCCGGCGACGAAGACCAGGAAGACGCCGGTGCCGGTGAAGAACTTCCCCAGGTCGAGCCGCACGCCTCCGGTGTAGATGCCGTAGCCGACGACGACCGCGCCGGCGATGCCGATCACCGCGCCGAGGGCGGCGAGACCGGTGTCGCTCGACGCCTGGAACGTGGCGAGGAGGAAGACCGACGTCTCGAAGCCCTCCTTGAGGACGGCGAGGAAGGCCATGCCGGCCAGCGCCCAGGCGGTGCCGCGGCCGAGGGCGGCGGATGCACTGGCCTCGAGCTCGCGGCTGAGGTGGCGGGCGTGGATCCGCATCCAGACGATCATCCCGGTGACGAAGACCACGGCGACGATGCCGATGAGGGCCTCCATCGCCTCCTGCTGCGCCTGCGGGAGCGCCTGCTCGACCGCCTGCAGCCCGAGCCCGACGGCGATGCTGAGGAGCACGGCGACGCCGACCCCGGTCCACATCGGGGCGAGGGGGACGCGGTTCCGTCGGAGGAACGCGGCGATGATCCCGACGATCAGGGTGGCTTCGAGGCCTTCGCGGAGACCGATGACGAGTGTGGCGAGCATGACGAAGGTGAGGCTAACCTAACCGGCGCGCGAACCGCCAGCCGGGGAGCCGTGCGCTTTGATGGTCTTCATGAACCTGCTGACCGTGGACGGCCTCGCCGCCGTGACGAACGTGCTCGACCTCGCCGGGGTCTTCGCGTCCGCACTGCTCGGTGGCGCGGTCGCCCGGTCGATGGACTTCGACCTGTTCGGCTTCCTGGTGGTGGGGTTCGTCTCGGGGCTCGGCGGCGGGATGCTCCGCGACGTCCTGCTGCAGAACGGTCCGCCCGTCGCCCTCACCGACCCGCTGTACGTGCCGGTCGCGGTGGCCGGGGCGCTGGTCGCGTTCTTCGTGTCGTTCTCCGAGCGCGGGTGGGACCGGTTGTTCACGTTCCTCGACGCCGCCGTCATCGGGTTCTGGGCGGTGGTCGGGGTCCAGCGAACCTTCGACGCCGGGCTCGAGTGGCCCGCCGCGATCATCATGGGCACCATCACCGCAGTCGGCGGCGGGGTCGGGCGGGACCTGCTGCTGCGACGCGTGCCGGCCGTGTTCGGCGGCAACGCCCTCTACGCCTCGGTCGCCGTCGCCGCGTCGGCCGTGATGGTCGGCGCCTCGGCCCTGGGGTCCCCGACGATCGGCATCGTCGCCGCCGTCGTGCTCTCGCTGCTGCTCCGCTGGGGCGCCGTCCGCTGGGGCTGGGGCCTGCCGAACGGCCGCAACTGGCAGCCGCAGTCCCAGCTCGCCTCGCTGCTCCGACGCGGCCGCGGGCGTGGGCGCACGCCGCGGCCGGTCCGTCCGGGTGCCGCGCGGTTGCTCCGTCCGGGTGCCACCGGGCTCCTCCGCCGGCCCGGGCAGGACGCCGGTGCCGGCGGTCTGCACACCGGCAGCATCCGCCTCGACGGTCTGCACACCGGCGCGCTGCACCTCGACCAGGACGCACCGGATCGCGCGGACAACCGCGAGGACTGACCGTCACGCTGTCCCCGGTGACCCCCAGCCCGTACACTCGAGACCGCCGGGTATCGACCCGGTTGCACTCCCCCGGACGACGGACCGACGTGACCCGAAGACGGCGGTCCAGCCGCGGGCGTGCAGGCACCATCCGTGCCGGCACGAGGGGCCACCGCTCCGCGCGTGATCAGACACGCGGTGCGGTCCCCCGGGCCTGCCGACGGGAGCACCGGTCACCACCCGACGAGCACCGCCGCAGCACCAGCTCCACCCGCACCAGCAGAGTCCCGGAACAGGATCCTCCGATGACCGACGCAAGCGACCCGGCAGACCCGGGCACACCGGAGGACCGCACCACGCCGGTCCCCCGCACCCCACGATCCGAGGTCCGGGAGCGTCTGCTCGCCGCCGGCTCGCGGGTCTTCGCCGAACAGGGCGTGCACGAAGCCCGACTCGACGCCGTCGCCGCCGCCGCCGGCTTCAGCAAGGGCGCGGTCTACTCGAACTTCTCGTCGAAGGAGGACCTGCTCGCACAGGTCATGCAGCGCGCGACGAACCGGGTGCTGCAGTCGCTGCAGGAGCTCATCCGCATCGACATCAGCGCCGCAGACGTCGGCGACGTGGTCCGGGCAGCGTTCGGACGACACGACCAGAGCGCCGAGTTCGCCCTGCTCTCCGAACTGCGGGCGTACGCGATCCGGCACCCGGAGTTCATGCCCGAGTTCATCCGCCAGCGGCGCACCCTGCAGGACGGCGTCCGCGAACTCGTGCACACCTGGTTCGCCGCGCACCCCGAGGTCGACCCCGGCATGCCGCTCGACACATTCGCGACGATCCTGATCGCCACGAACTCCGGGATGGTGTTCGACGCACCCGCCCTGGACGGGATGAACCCGGGCGACGCCGTCGCGACGATGGTGGAGGCGGTGCTCCGGCCGCGCTGACCGGCGACAGCACCAGCGTGGTCGGGCCAGCGTGATCCGGAACGGCGGGCCGCGTCAGCCGCCCGGGCCAGCCGCCAGACCAGCGGCCCGGGTCAGCCCGCCGCGGGTCAGCAAGGTCCGGGCCAGCCGCCCGGGTCAGCCCGCCGCGGGTGCCGGTCGTCGGTCGGTCGGACGCCCGGAGGGCAGCAGACTCGGCGGGAGCAGTCGGGACCGGACCACGCGGCCACGGGAGACGGCGGCGTCCAACGCGGTGCGGGCCTCCTGGACGGACCGGAGGAGTGCCTGCGTGTCGGACCGGCCGTCGGCGGCGAACCGCTCGTGGTCGACGGCGTCCACGACGGAC from Curtobacterium sp. MCLR17_032 encodes the following:
- a CDS encoding TetR/AcrR family transcriptional regulator; the encoded protein is MTDASDPADPGTPEDRTTPVPRTPRSEVRERLLAAGSRVFAEQGVHEARLDAVAAAAGFSKGAVYSNFSSKEDLLAQVMQRATNRVLQSLQELIRIDISAADVGDVVRAAFGRHDQSAEFALLSELRAYAIRHPEFMPEFIRQRRTLQDGVRELVHTWFAAHPEVDPGMPLDTFATILIATNSGMVFDAPALDGMNPGDAVATMVEAVLRPR
- a CDS encoding trimeric intracellular cation channel family protein, yielding MNLLTVDGLAAVTNVLDLAGVFASALLGGAVARSMDFDLFGFLVVGFVSGLGGGMLRDVLLQNGPPVALTDPLYVPVAVAGALVAFFVSFSERGWDRLFTFLDAAVIGFWAVVGVQRTFDAGLEWPAAIIMGTITAVGGGVGRDLLLRRVPAVFGGNALYASVAVAASAVMVGASALGSPTIGIVAAVVLSLLLRWGAVRWGWGLPNGRNWQPQSQLASLLRRGRGRGRTPRPVRPGAARLLRPGATGLLRRPGQDAGAGGLHTGSIRLDGLHTGALHLDQDAPDRADNRED
- the efeU gene encoding iron uptake transporter permease EfeU codes for the protein MLATLVIGLREGLEATLIVGIIAAFLRRNRVPLAPMWTGVGVAVLLSIAVGLGLQAVEQALPQAQQEAMEALIGIVAVVFVTGMIVWMRIHARHLSRELEASASAALGRGTAWALAGMAFLAVLKEGFETSVFLLATFQASSDTGLAALGAVIGIAGAVVVGYGIYTGGVRLDLGKFFTGTGVFLVFVAGGLVLTVLRRAHEAGWVVIGQQRTVDLSWLAPNGSVQGALVTGVLGIPPDPRVIEVLGWVLYVVPVLALSLWPRRWKPSAVRVPAVRIAVASGLAVAALALAVAVPTGHTDVPATTRLTGDARSVSATVSGSAATLRVAGSSSGSTGREARITLPASAHRRVTRAGTATDRWRVTSDGSAADQPASLTLDDLVQLFGRIPVGISPSSAPGPYRASWATRDTVTLWSVDGGVVDASRAERSVLTLTGGGLPTARTSTLDRTVWAVPRATVDRTTAALAADRTHTAELALWTRWLPLALGIAAAAQVLLALRDRRRLGLPDSTVPSTTPTRGPPVTATARSTDAVR